In Neorhodopirellula lusitana, one genomic interval encodes:
- a CDS encoding c-type cytochrome domain-containing protein, with translation MALDEEGRLVSFERDIAPIFREHCLECHGPDEAKNDFRVDDRDILADYIEAEDSEASMLFTDYLVTEDDDMLMPPRSHGGPLNAAELALVQLWINEGADWPEDAMLDGAGAPLPAVDAGNLADMSFLARVWSFQGFLHPATVHFPIALLLIGGLFVVLGVKWPSIGTQIPLACLLIGAASSIAATAMGWSFSVEKGYGSWNRFDLDSEIFWHRWSAIIVTVLSTVFSIIALMSLRGQSTNHSSHHASKLTSVWKIGLLVVAALVGAVGHQGGEMTYGKDFYPKAFRILLGTPETEASTESIEKDIEDNTDPSPDLEIVSL, from the coding sequence ATGGCGTTGGACGAAGAAGGCCGTCTGGTCAGCTTTGAACGCGACATTGCCCCGATCTTCCGAGAGCACTGTCTGGAATGTCACGGTCCCGATGAAGCGAAGAATGATTTCCGAGTTGACGATCGCGACATTTTGGCTGACTACATCGAAGCTGAGGATTCTGAAGCGAGCATGTTGTTCACGGACTACCTGGTTACCGAGGATGACGACATGCTCATGCCGCCACGTAGCCACGGTGGACCACTGAACGCCGCGGAACTTGCCCTGGTTCAATTGTGGATCAACGAGGGGGCTGATTGGCCCGAAGATGCGATGCTGGATGGTGCCGGTGCACCCCTTCCCGCCGTGGACGCTGGCAACCTCGCCGATATGTCGTTCCTGGCACGGGTTTGGTCGTTCCAAGGGTTCTTGCACCCGGCGACCGTTCACTTCCCAATCGCACTGCTTCTGATCGGCGGCCTGTTCGTTGTCCTGGGTGTGAAGTGGCCCAGCATCGGCACACAAATCCCATTGGCGTGTTTGTTGATCGGTGCCGCGTCGTCCATTGCCGCGACCGCGATGGGATGGTCCTTCAGTGTTGAAAAGGGCTACGGGTCATGGAACCGCTTCGATTTGGACTCCGAAATTTTCTGGCATCGCTGGTCCGCGATCATCGTCACCGTACTATCGACCGTCTTCTCGATCATCGCGTTAATGTCACTTCGCGGCCAGTCAACCAACCATTCTTCACACCACGCATCCAAATTAACTTCGGTCTGGAAGATCGGGCTGCTAGTCGTCGCCGCGTTAGTCGGTGCAGTGGGGCACCAAGGCGGTGAAATGACCTACGGCAAAGATTTCTATCCCAAAGCATTTCGAATTCTGTTGGGCACGCCCGAAACGGAAGCTTCAACGGAAAGCATCGAAAAAGACATCGAAGACAACACCGACCCCTCACCTGATCTCGAGATAGTAAGCTTATGA
- a CDS encoding deoxyhypusine synthase family protein — MNVTDFLETHFRHFNARELRDAARSFGKFVDDGGKMMVTLAGAMSTGELGLSLAEMIRKGKVHAVTCTAANLEEDLFNLVAHDEYKTIQDWRALSVEDEVKLRDAGFNRVTDTCIPETVMRHLEHRLTELWIKKADDADSWMPAEFMFALLDDPGFTEHFQVPRENSWVAAAKDAGIPIYTPGIEDSTLGNIYAARVFDGTVPNHSAIATGTEQMEKLIGWYDETSQDAPIGIFQIGGGIAGDFPICVVPLLKQDLQKDVRLWGYFCQISDAVTSYGGYSGAVPNEKITWYKLDPESPKFMIQSDASICAPLIFAHVLGW; from the coding sequence ATGAACGTGACCGACTTCCTCGAAACGCATTTCCGACACTTCAATGCTCGCGAACTACGTGATGCCGCTCGCTCGTTTGGAAAGTTTGTCGACGATGGCGGCAAGATGATGGTCACCCTAGCCGGAGCAATGAGCACTGGTGAACTGGGGCTGTCGTTGGCCGAAATGATCCGCAAAGGCAAAGTGCACGCTGTCACCTGTACCGCCGCAAACCTGGAAGAAGACCTGTTCAATCTGGTCGCTCACGACGAATACAAAACGATTCAAGACTGGCGTGCCCTGTCGGTCGAAGACGAGGTCAAGCTCCGCGACGCTGGCTTCAATCGCGTCACCGACACCTGCATTCCCGAAACCGTCATGCGACACCTAGAACACCGCCTGACGGAACTCTGGATCAAAAAGGCAGACGACGCGGATAGCTGGATGCCCGCTGAATTCATGTTCGCCTTGCTCGACGATCCAGGGTTCACCGAGCACTTCCAAGTCCCTCGCGAAAACAGCTGGGTAGCGGCAGCCAAGGACGCTGGCATTCCGATCTACACGCCCGGAATCGAAGACTCCACACTCGGCAACATCTACGCCGCCCGCGTCTTCGATGGCACGGTGCCCAATCACTCGGCGATTGCGACGGGTACCGAACAAATGGAAAAGCTGATTGGTTGGTACGACGAGACTAGCCAAGACGCCCCGATCGGCATCTTCCAAATTGGCGGCGGTATCGCTGGCGACTTCCCCATTTGCGTCGTCCCACTCTTGAAACAAGACCTGCAAAAAGATGTCCGGTTGTGGGGCTACTTCTGCCAAATCAGCGACGCAGTCACCAGCTACGGTGGTTACAGCGGTGCTGTACCCAACGAAAAAATCACTTGGTACAAGCTGGATCCAGAATCGCCTAAGTTCATGATCCAAAGTGATGCCTCGATCTGCGCACCGTTGATCTTTGCACACGTTTTGGGTTGGTAA
- a CDS encoding sigma-70 family RNA polymerase sigma factor, with amino-acid sequence MNNDSPNFELSPAWVLHLTEAQPRLLGYLLKRVAQLDQAHEVLQEVNLVLCRNASDFEEGTDFMAWAFSIARFQILAFRKRQSRDRLTFPDDLAEELDSLDGELFTAGPEFARESALRDCISKLPPVQQSLVLQRYAESVSVKSLAAEMDKSANAISMILHRCRTQLMKCVELTLAAASE; translated from the coding sequence ATGAACAACGATTCCCCCAATTTCGAACTCAGCCCAGCATGGGTGCTGCATTTGACCGAGGCCCAACCTCGGTTGCTGGGGTATTTGTTGAAGCGAGTGGCCCAATTGGATCAAGCCCATGAGGTCCTTCAGGAGGTCAATTTGGTGCTCTGTCGAAACGCGAGCGACTTCGAAGAAGGCACCGACTTCATGGCGTGGGCTTTCTCGATCGCCCGTTTTCAAATTTTGGCGTTTCGAAAGCGACAGTCGCGAGACCGGCTCACCTTTCCGGATGACCTTGCCGAAGAACTTGACTCGCTAGATGGTGAATTGTTCACCGCGGGACCTGAATTCGCTCGCGAGTCCGCGCTGCGGGATTGCATTAGCAAGCTCCCGCCGGTGCAGCAGTCACTTGTGCTGCAGCGGTATGCGGAATCCGTTTCGGTGAAATCGCTGGCAGCGGAAATGGATAAGTCGGCCAATGCGATCAGTATGATTTTGCACCGTTGTCGAACACAACTGATGAAGTGCGTTGAGTTAACACTAGCCGCGGCGAGCGAATGA
- a CDS encoding LamG-like jellyroll fold domain-containing protein, with translation MSDSETREKNHAQLDTLLPKVVEGSLSEHESRQLVDLLRGSRELQAHYLGYVQIHAELGSIWGAENDDSILADTSAKMPVTPASAGQASFYLKSMAASALAIACGLAIAVVMLLVDRRPSEGPLPAFIEHVTGARVTDVAVVVQVDAVAHRVTGWAAGRRLKPGTLRLDEGRIQIEFMSGAVVALAGPAELQLGSQAVATLVSGNARAHVPPRARGFVLNTPDAAIYDLGTEFVVNVSPAGVSEVEVVSGEVELSLIGDDGNTLTSEWITETGRVRVDRDDQSLTPVKATGAAELLTIQDPDEAGLVVPSQYVQSVLESRPVAYWRFDSATESSVFNEVAVEHSLVIQKQEAEADCLRLVNGHVQFRRGELPRSLVSAEPFLQFNQGVYAIESWIKPNDLQHASWLGVFPIESPSAFEQLNVLEIVTNTTMIHDPGAIRFLHRTPPGRSAENGINAFSPGLCVPGLWHHVVTMKTADAIEIYVNGKRIRRVETKAHQRNCDGSFRVNLGQLGLTTNWRQFAGAMDEVAIYRRNLKPAEIAEHYDLMMSVNR, from the coding sequence ATGAGCGACTCAGAAACCCGCGAGAAGAACCATGCACAGCTCGATACTCTTTTGCCGAAAGTAGTAGAGGGATCACTGAGCGAACACGAGTCACGCCAACTCGTCGATTTGTTGCGTGGGTCACGGGAGCTACAGGCTCACTACCTCGGTTACGTGCAGATTCATGCAGAACTGGGCAGTATCTGGGGTGCCGAGAATGATGATTCAATCCTTGCCGACACTTCCGCGAAAATGCCGGTGACGCCAGCATCCGCCGGACAGGCTTCGTTTTATTTAAAGAGTATGGCCGCTTCCGCTTTGGCGATTGCGTGCGGGTTAGCGATTGCGGTCGTGATGTTACTGGTTGATCGCCGGCCGAGCGAAGGACCTTTGCCTGCGTTCATAGAACATGTCACGGGAGCTCGTGTGACCGATGTGGCAGTCGTTGTGCAAGTGGATGCAGTGGCGCATCGGGTTACCGGTTGGGCAGCGGGAAGACGCTTGAAGCCGGGGACGCTTCGGTTGGACGAGGGACGCATCCAGATCGAGTTCATGAGTGGCGCAGTGGTCGCTTTAGCGGGACCGGCGGAGCTACAGTTGGGATCGCAAGCGGTGGCGACCTTGGTGTCGGGCAATGCTCGGGCGCATGTGCCGCCGCGAGCGCGCGGATTCGTTCTGAATACACCCGATGCCGCGATTTATGATTTGGGGACGGAGTTCGTTGTCAATGTCTCACCCGCGGGCGTTTCCGAGGTCGAAGTGGTCAGTGGGGAGGTGGAACTTTCTTTGATCGGCGACGATGGTAATACGTTGACGAGTGAGTGGATTACCGAGACGGGCCGGGTTCGAGTTGATCGTGACGACCAATCCCTGACACCAGTCAAAGCGACTGGCGCAGCAGAGTTGTTGACGATCCAGGATCCCGATGAGGCGGGACTGGTGGTGCCCAGCCAGTACGTTCAATCTGTGTTGGAAAGCCGCCCGGTCGCGTATTGGCGTTTTGATAGTGCGACCGAATCATCGGTGTTTAACGAAGTCGCGGTTGAGCATTCGTTGGTGATTCAAAAACAGGAAGCGGAAGCGGATTGCTTGCGATTGGTGAACGGGCACGTTCAATTTCGCCGGGGCGAGTTGCCTCGCAGCCTTGTCAGTGCGGAACCGTTTCTGCAATTCAACCAGGGTGTGTATGCGATCGAAAGTTGGATCAAACCGAACGACTTGCAACACGCGTCTTGGTTGGGGGTCTTTCCGATCGAAAGCCCAAGTGCCTTTGAACAGTTGAATGTACTGGAGATTGTGACCAACACGACCATGATTCACGATCCGGGCGCCATCCGGTTTTTGCATCGAACACCGCCTGGACGGTCAGCCGAGAACGGCATCAACGCATTTTCACCGGGTCTTTGTGTGCCTGGGTTATGGCATCATGTGGTGACGATGAAGACGGCTGACGCAATTGAAATTTACGTCAACGGGAAACGTATCCGGCGTGTGGAGACGAAAGCTCATCAACGCAATTGTGACGGTAGTTTCCGCGTGAATCTTGGCCAACTCGGTTTGACAACCAATTGGCGACAGTTTGCCGGAGCGATGGACGAAGTGGCAATCTATCGGCGGAACCTGAAGCCCGCCGAAATCGCCGAACACTATGACTTGATGATGTCGGTTAATCGGTAA
- a CDS encoding 3-keto-disaccharide hydrolase codes for MRLNLPSVVLFALAVSLCSSPSLFGAEASADEKQADWIQLFNGKDLSGWTPKIRGHEYGENYADTFRVRDGLLVVSYDGYQPSDLMSMDKKGKKGFDKFGHLFYEDTFSHYLLRVEYRFVGEQVENGPGWAIRNNGLMLHGQDPSLMTLNQKFPVSIEVQLLGGNGKDERSTLNLCTPGTNVVLKGNLFEPHCTSSTSKTFHGDQWVTVEVEVRGSEVVRHKVGGDVVLEYSKPQLDPRDPEAKPLIVDGKILLDHGTISIQSESAPTEFRKIELLPLDDK; via the coding sequence ATGAGACTCAACTTACCGAGTGTTGTTCTTTTCGCGTTGGCTGTATCACTCTGTTCTTCGCCGTCGTTGTTTGGCGCAGAAGCCTCAGCGGACGAGAAACAGGCCGACTGGATTCAGCTTTTCAATGGGAAGGACTTGTCGGGTTGGACTCCCAAAATTCGCGGGCATGAGTACGGCGAGAACTACGCCGATACCTTTCGTGTGCGAGATGGATTGTTGGTGGTTTCCTATGATGGATACCAGCCCAGTGATTTGATGAGTATGGACAAGAAGGGAAAGAAAGGCTTCGACAAATTTGGACACCTGTTTTACGAAGACACGTTCTCGCACTATTTGTTGCGGGTGGAGTATCGGTTTGTGGGTGAGCAAGTTGAAAACGGACCGGGTTGGGCCATTCGTAATAACGGTTTGATGTTGCATGGCCAGGATCCGAGTCTGATGACGCTCAATCAAAAGTTTCCGGTTTCGATCGAGGTGCAGTTGTTGGGCGGTAACGGCAAGGACGAGCGGTCGACGTTGAACCTTTGCACGCCTGGCACCAATGTTGTTTTGAAGGGAAATCTCTTCGAACCGCACTGCACATCCAGTACGTCCAAGACGTTTCATGGTGACCAGTGGGTGACGGTGGAAGTCGAAGTTCGTGGCAGCGAAGTTGTCCGACACAAAGTGGGTGGCGATGTGGTGCTGGAGTATTCCAAACCGCAACTGGATCCGCGGGATCCGGAAGCGAAGCCGCTGATCGTCGATGGCAAGATATTACTTGACCATGGAACCATCTCGATTCAGTCGGAGAGCGCTCCCACCGAGTTCCGCAAAATTGAGTTGCTGCCCCTGGATGACAAATAG
- the ppk1 gene encoding polyphosphate kinase 1 codes for MSASRPAKPKPAVQPTADRKSSEALAQAEPPVRYLNRELEWLEFNARVLEQAQDPQIQLLERAKFLAITGSNLDEFVMVRVGSLKLQSQGSGGRRDPAGLTAAEQLQAVARRCHRHVQSQYRILQDEIQPLLDQRHITRVDLNQCSDRTLAAAERHFRGDVVAVLSPQALHDRRFPMLPGLGIHLCVQLRGVAELSPQNGSQVIDKPSSRKSKGDSANAGPDEHEPQFAVIPLGRTLPRIVPLPSEKSAAGAAMPGGGEHSFHYVLLEDVVAHFVSDFFPGREVVQCKPFRITRNADVELREDGAGDLLGGMEEVLESRRLSDVVRLEMDASSSDAIRNYLTESFYVDPDFVFNNDGPLDLTYLFGLHSLEGFSSLRDDPWPPQRSPKIDPTETMFTSIAAGDIMLMHPYETFDPVVRLIEEAATDPDVLAVKQILYRTSRNSPIVAALIRAAERGKYVTAIVELKARFDEARNIEWAREMEQAGVQVIYGIRGLKTHAKVCIIVRREPQGLVRYVHFGTGNYNESTASLYGDISILTKDESLGTDATMFFNAVTGASQPQPFQQLSIAPLTLRRTILEMIRGETERSKQGQKAEIIVKLNALVDTEVIDTLYEASQAGVSIQLNVRGVCCLRPGIPGLSDSIEVISIVDRFLEHARLMYFRHGGDNKIFISSADWMPRNLDRRVELLVPVNEPTIRKTLRETLQLYFRDNQNAWRMQPDGSYERIRATKKQKPLRSQEVLYKQAVKAMQDLKQSSHVTFETHRPSK; via the coding sequence GTGTCTGCCAGTCGCCCCGCTAAACCTAAACCAGCCGTCCAGCCCACAGCGGATCGAAAGTCGTCAGAAGCTCTGGCTCAAGCGGAGCCCCCGGTTCGGTATCTCAATCGCGAACTGGAGTGGCTGGAATTCAATGCCCGTGTCCTGGAACAAGCCCAAGACCCGCAGATTCAGCTGCTCGAACGCGCCAAGTTCCTGGCCATTACAGGATCCAACTTGGATGAGTTCGTCATGGTGCGGGTCGGCAGTCTGAAGCTGCAAAGCCAAGGGAGCGGCGGACGGCGAGATCCCGCTGGACTTACCGCAGCCGAACAACTGCAAGCGGTTGCTCGACGTTGCCATCGCCACGTGCAAAGTCAGTACCGAATCCTGCAAGACGAGATTCAGCCGCTACTGGATCAACGACATATCACTCGAGTCGATCTGAATCAGTGCAGCGACCGAACGCTCGCTGCCGCGGAACGGCATTTCCGCGGTGACGTGGTCGCCGTCCTTTCGCCCCAAGCACTCCACGATCGCCGATTCCCCATGCTACCGGGACTCGGAATTCACCTATGTGTCCAGCTTCGCGGCGTTGCTGAACTGTCTCCTCAAAACGGCAGTCAGGTCATCGACAAACCCAGCTCCCGCAAGTCCAAAGGTGACTCCGCGAACGCAGGACCAGACGAACACGAACCGCAGTTCGCTGTCATTCCGCTTGGCCGAACCTTGCCGCGGATTGTTCCGCTGCCTTCGGAAAAGTCCGCCGCGGGTGCTGCCATGCCAGGCGGTGGAGAGCACAGCTTTCACTACGTTCTGCTCGAAGATGTGGTCGCCCACTTCGTCAGCGACTTTTTTCCCGGCCGCGAGGTTGTCCAGTGCAAGCCATTTCGTATCACGCGAAATGCAGACGTTGAACTACGTGAAGACGGCGCTGGTGACTTGCTAGGCGGCATGGAAGAGGTCTTGGAAAGTCGTCGACTGTCCGATGTCGTGCGTTTGGAAATGGATGCCAGCTCTAGCGATGCCATCCGCAACTACCTGACCGAAAGCTTCTATGTTGATCCCGACTTTGTCTTCAACAACGACGGCCCGCTTGACCTGACCTACTTGTTCGGCCTGCACTCACTGGAAGGATTTTCGTCACTACGCGATGATCCTTGGCCACCACAACGGTCACCCAAGATCGATCCAACCGAAACGATGTTCACGTCCATCGCGGCGGGCGACATCATGCTGATGCATCCGTACGAAACCTTCGATCCAGTCGTCCGGCTAATCGAAGAAGCAGCAACCGATCCGGATGTTCTGGCCGTCAAACAGATTCTCTATCGCACCAGCCGCAACAGCCCCATCGTTGCCGCTTTGATCCGAGCCGCCGAACGCGGTAAGTATGTGACCGCGATCGTTGAACTAAAAGCGCGTTTCGACGAAGCCCGAAACATCGAGTGGGCTCGTGAAATGGAACAAGCCGGCGTCCAAGTCATCTACGGTATCCGTGGTCTCAAAACACACGCCAAGGTTTGCATCATCGTTCGTCGTGAGCCACAAGGATTGGTTCGTTACGTCCACTTCGGCACCGGCAACTACAACGAGTCGACGGCCAGTTTGTACGGTGACATTTCCATTCTGACCAAGGACGAATCGCTTGGGACGGATGCGACGATGTTCTTCAACGCCGTGACCGGTGCCAGCCAACCACAACCGTTCCAGCAGCTGTCCATTGCACCGCTAACGTTGCGCCGCACTATCCTGGAAATGATTCGTGGCGAAACCGAACGTTCCAAACAAGGACAAAAAGCGGAGATCATCGTCAAGCTCAACGCGTTGGTCGACACCGAGGTAATCGACACCCTTTATGAAGCCAGCCAAGCGGGCGTGTCGATCCAACTGAACGTGCGCGGCGTTTGCTGCCTACGGCCTGGAATCCCCGGACTCAGCGACTCAATTGAAGTCATCTCGATCGTGGACCGCTTCCTCGAGCACGCTCGCTTGATGTATTTCCGACATGGTGGCGACAACAAAATCTTCATCAGTAGCGCCGATTGGATGCCACGGAACCTCGATCGGCGAGTCGAATTGCTGGTCCCGGTCAACGAGCCCACCATTCGTAAAACGCTACGCGAAACACTGCAACTTTACTTCCGCGATAACCAGAACGCTTGGCGGATGCAGCCGGACGGATCCTACGAACGAATCCGCGCCACCAAAAAACAGAAACCTTTGCGCTCGCAAGAAGTCCTGTACAAACAAGCGGTCAAAGCGATGCAGGATCTCAAGCAAAGCTCCCACGTTACTTTCGAGACACACCGCCCTTCGAAATAA
- a CDS encoding ABC transporter ATP-binding protein yields MIANPTTTTGVHTQGEETIELRRLYRYFGKTKAVHDISFSVAKGHVFGYIGPNGAGKTTSMRILATLDLPSFGDAFVDGFSVINDPELVRRRLGFMPDSFGTYRDVNCEEYLDFFARAYGLVGRERTERLKWVLDFTGTIGMKDKPIRGLSKGMKQRLCLGRALVHDPKVMILDEPAAGLDPRARIQLRKMIRELADRGKTILISSHILTELAEMCDSVGIIEQGQLLATGSVEDIQRQRNQTREIVIRILDRAEEAAAAIQKSRHPHHIAGPESDTGGQPADVIVDGELVRFEFEGDTRAQAELVSWLVNQGFAIAEVTAHKKSLEDVFLQVTEGLVQ; encoded by the coding sequence ATGATCGCCAACCCAACGACCACCACCGGTGTTCACACCCAAGGTGAAGAAACGATTGAATTACGTCGGCTCTATCGCTACTTCGGTAAAACGAAGGCGGTTCACGACATCTCTTTCAGTGTCGCCAAGGGACATGTCTTTGGTTACATCGGTCCCAACGGAGCCGGCAAGACGACCTCGATGCGAATCCTAGCAACGCTCGACTTGCCAAGCTTTGGTGATGCGTTTGTCGATGGATTCTCGGTGATCAACGACCCGGAACTTGTGCGCCGTCGACTGGGCTTCATGCCAGACTCGTTCGGAACCTATCGCGACGTCAATTGCGAAGAATACCTCGACTTCTTTGCCCGCGCCTACGGACTGGTTGGTCGTGAACGCACCGAGCGATTGAAATGGGTACTGGATTTCACCGGCACGATCGGCATGAAGGACAAGCCGATTCGCGGTCTGTCCAAAGGGATGAAGCAACGGCTGTGCCTGGGTCGAGCGTTAGTCCACGACCCCAAAGTCATGATCCTGGACGAACCGGCAGCCGGTTTGGATCCGCGTGCCCGGATCCAACTTCGTAAGATGATTCGGGAACTGGCCGATCGAGGCAAAACGATCCTGATCAGCAGCCACATCCTGACCGAACTCGCCGAAATGTGCGACAGCGTCGGCATCATCGAACAAGGCCAATTGCTCGCAACCGGCAGCGTCGAAGACATCCAGCGACAGCGAAACCAAACTCGAGAAATCGTCATCCGGATCCTTGACCGCGCCGAAGAGGCGGCGGCGGCGATCCAAAAATCACGACACCCCCATCACATTGCCGGTCCTGAATCGGACACCGGCGGCCAACCTGCCGATGTGATCGTTGACGGAGAACTCGTCCGCTTCGAATTCGAGGGCGACACTCGCGCCCAAGCCGAACTGGTCAGCTGGCTGGTCAACCAGGGCTTTGCCATAGCCGAGGTCACCGCGCACAAGAAGAGTCTCGAAGACGTCTTCTTACAAGTCACCGAAGGGCTCGTGCAGTAG